The following proteins are co-located in the Siansivirga zeaxanthinifaciens CC-SAMT-1 genome:
- a CDS encoding NAD(P)H-dependent flavin oxidoreductase: MTTKLTKLLNINHPVIMAPMFLVSNTQMVIEAMKCGIAGCIPALNYRTLEELKAAIHQLKAAKVAGGAFGFNLIVNKSNLKYKDQLQVLCEEGCDFIITSLGSPEETINQAHKVGIKVLCDVVDLNFAQKVEHLGADAIIAVNNKAGGHRGNLDPEVLISQLVAHCSIPVISAGGVGTKLELDAMLSYGAEGVSVGSPFIASEEAQVIDDYKQACVDYGADNIVMTERISGTPCSVINTPYVQKIGTKTTWLESVLNKHKKLKKWVKMIRFAIGMNATKNAATKATYKTVWVAGPSIQHTKSILPVKDIVKRLIA; this comes from the coding sequence ATGACAACTAAACTTACCAAACTTCTTAATATCAATCACCCTGTAATCATGGCGCCCATGTTTTTGGTTTCTAATACGCAAATGGTAATAGAGGCTATGAAATGCGGCATTGCAGGTTGTATTCCTGCTTTAAATTACAGAACTTTAGAGGAGTTAAAGGCAGCGATACACCAATTAAAAGCAGCCAAAGTCGCTGGTGGTGCTTTCGGGTTTAATTTAATTGTTAATAAATCGAATCTTAAATATAAAGACCAGTTACAAGTACTTTGTGAAGAAGGTTGTGACTTTATAATAACCTCATTGGGTAGCCCCGAAGAAACCATTAATCAAGCTCATAAAGTCGGAATAAAAGTATTATGTGATGTTGTCGATTTAAATTTTGCTCAAAAGGTTGAACATTTAGGTGCCGATGCGATTATTGCCGTTAATAATAAGGCTGGTGGACATCGCGGTAATTTAGATCCGGAGGTTCTTATTTCGCAATTGGTAGCTCATTGTAGTATTCCTGTTATTTCTGCTGGTGGCGTTGGAACTAAGTTAGAGCTTGATGCCATGCTTAGTTATGGTGCTGAAGGTGTTTCGGTGGGGAGTCCTTTTATAGCCTCGGAAGAAGCACAGGTTATCGATGATTATAAACAGGCTTGTGTAGATTATGGCGCCGATAATATTGTAATGACAGAGCGTATTTCGGGTACACCTTGTTCGGTAATAAACACACCTTATGTTCAAAAAATAGGCACGAAAACCACTTGGCTAGAGTCTGTTTTAAACAAGCATAAAAAGTTAAAAAAATGGGTAAAAATGATTCGGTTTGCTATAGGAATGAATGCCACTAAAAACGCTGCGACCAAAGCAACGTATAAAACAGTTTGGGTGGCTGGGCCTAGTATACAGCATACCAAAAGTATTTTACCAGTTAAAGACATAGTAAAAAGATTAATAGCGTAA
- a CDS encoding class I SAM-dependent rRNA methyltransferase, with translation MFSSKIKSSYKPKRLAVKLNTKGEQFVVQGHPWVFSNNIVKINDDARTGDLAIIFSKNKNRVIGLGLYDSNSPIRIKMLNSGFEKVEINANFFQKRIQEAFAKRFDLLQTNTNSYRLLFGENDGFPGLIADVYAAVLVVKIYSEIWLPYIETIIPLLQEISQVKTVVVRLSRSLEQSKLHKINNGEVVYGTLENEVVEFIEHHVKFSANVIKGHKTGYFLDHRANRKKVGELSKDKTVLDVFSYAGGFSVHALYNRAKTVTSLDISKQALEIAVDNGKLNNYTGKHKIIAGDAFEELQKLIDNQVTFDVVVIDPPSFAKQASEIELAKKKYAQLADLGEKLTAKKGLLVLASCSSRVTSDVFFEINEAVLSKSKRDFTLALKTFHDSDHPVSFEEGAYLKCGYYRFKQ, from the coding sequence TTGTTTTCAAGTAAAATTAAATCCAGTTATAAGCCAAAGCGATTGGCCGTTAAATTAAATACTAAAGGCGAGCAGTTTGTTGTACAAGGGCATCCCTGGGTTTTTTCTAATAATATTGTAAAAATTAATGATGATGCTAGAACAGGCGACTTAGCAATCATTTTTAGTAAAAATAAAAACCGGGTTATTGGTTTAGGTTTATACGATTCGAATTCGCCCATTCGTATTAAAATGCTTAATAGTGGATTTGAAAAGGTTGAAATAAATGCGAATTTTTTTCAAAAAAGAATACAAGAAGCCTTTGCGAAACGATTCGATTTATTGCAAACCAATACCAATAGTTACCGTTTGCTTTTTGGAGAAAACGACGGTTTTCCAGGTTTAATTGCCGATGTTTATGCAGCTGTTTTGGTGGTTAAAATATATTCTGAAATATGGTTGCCTTATATAGAAACCATCATACCATTACTTCAGGAAATTTCTCAAGTAAAAACAGTGGTGGTGCGCTTAAGTCGCAGTTTAGAGCAATCTAAATTACATAAAATTAATAATGGCGAGGTGGTTTACGGAACTTTAGAAAACGAGGTTGTAGAGTTTATAGAGCACCATGTGAAATTTTCGGCAAATGTGATAAAAGGCCATAAAACCGGATACTTTTTAGATCACCGTGCTAACAGAAAAAAAGTTGGTGAATTAAGTAAAGACAAAACAGTGTTAGATGTTTTTTCGTATGCGGGGGGTTTTTCGGTACATGCTTTGTATAATCGGGCAAAAACCGTTACCAGTTTAGATATAAGTAAGCAAGCACTTGAAATTGCCGTAGATAACGGAAAATTAAATAATTACACAGGTAAACATAAAATTATTGCAGGTGATGCTTTTGAGGAATTGCAAAAATTAATTGATAACCAGGTTACTTTTGATGTGGTGGTAATTGATCCGCCTAGTTTTGCTAAGCAAGCTTCAGAAATAGAATTAGCAAAGAAAAAATATGCGCAATTAGCCGATTTGGGTGAAAAACTTACTGCTAAAAAAGGATTGTTGGTTTTAGCTTCTTGTTCTTCCAGAGTTACTTCAGATGTGTTTTTTGAGATAAATGAAGCTGTTTTAAGTAAATCGAAACGAGATTTTACACTTGCTTTAAAAACCTTTCATGATAGCGATCACCCTGTATCGTTCGAAGAAGGTGCTTATTTAAAATGTGGTTATTACAGGTTTAAACAATAA
- a CDS encoding Crp/Fnr family transcriptional regulator has product MVEKNEAYCIAKLKENPLFRSIEDVSSRDLILNATLKTWPKKTCFIDSHVTHHKFHILISGRLKVYYFDDTKDRKITLYLLTKHDVFDIYNLFHLSNHKVYYETLDTTEVLSIPIDKLKHWMHQNPSFYMGLLQYMIIKMRFLEEFVASSNLDDTSTKLARLLLNYTNETSKKIELINDLSHKELAQLIGTTRAVLNRNIQKFKEDGILNISNRQIEIKNMELLMDKIRD; this is encoded by the coding sequence ATGGTTGAAAAAAATGAAGCGTACTGTATCGCTAAGCTTAAAGAAAATCCTTTATTTAGAAGTATCGAAGATGTTAGTTCCCGTGATTTAATTTTAAATGCTACTTTAAAAACTTGGCCGAAAAAAACATGCTTTATAGACTCTCATGTTACGCATCATAAATTTCACATTCTTATTTCGGGGAGACTAAAAGTTTATTATTTTGATGACACTAAAGATAGAAAAATCACACTCTATTTACTTACCAAACATGATGTGTTCGATATTTATAACTTATTTCATTTATCGAATCACAAAGTGTATTATGAAACATTAGATACTACAGAGGTATTAAGTATTCCTATCGATAAATTAAAACATTGGATGCATCAGAATCCTTCATTTTACATGGGCCTATTACAGTATATGATTATTAAAATGAGATTTTTAGAAGAATTTGTAGCCAGTTCTAACCTCGATGATACCTCAACAAAATTGGCGAGACTTTTATTAAACTATACCAACGAAACCTCAAAGAAAATTGAATTAATTAACGATTTGTCGCATAAAGAATTAGCGCAGTTAATAGGCACTACACGCGCCGTTTTAAATAGAAATATTCAAAAATTTAAAGAAGATGGCATTTTAAATATTAGCAACAGGCAAATTGAAATTAAAAATATGGAGTTGCTAATGGATAAAATTCGGGATTAA
- the dnaK gene encoding molecular chaperone DnaK, with protein sequence MSKIIGIDLGTTNSCVSVMEGNEPVVIPNAEGKRTTPSVIAFVEGGEIKVGDPAKRQAVTNPIKTVYSIKRFMGNKYSESKNEAERVPYKVVKGDNDTPRVDIDGRLYTPQELSAMILQKMKKTAEDYLGTTVSEAVITVPAYFNDSQRQATKEAGEIAGLKVRRIINEPTAAALAYGLDKKGKDQKIVVFDFGGGTHDVSILELGDGVFEVLSTDGDTHLGGDDVDEKIIGWLADEFNAEEGMDLRKDPMSLQRLKEAAEKAKIELSSSAQTEINLPYITATASGPKHLVRTLTKSKFEQLIDDLVKRTIAPCESALKAAGLSKNDIDEVILVGGSTRIPAVQAAVEKFFGKAPSKGVNPDEVVSLGAGIQGGVLTGDVKDVLLLDVTPLSLGIETMGNVMTKLIEANTTIPTKKSQVFSTAADNQPSVEIHVLQGERAMAADNKTIGRFHLDGIPPARRGTPQIEVTFDIDANGIIHVTATDKATNKTQDIRIEASSGLTEEEIQKMKADAEANAEADKKAAEKAQKLNEADSMIFQTESQLKEFGDKLSADKKEPIEAALEELKKAYETKDIEQVTPALDKINEAWKVASEEMYKAQAEAQQGGAPGPDASQNGQAEGSDVEDVDFEEVK encoded by the coding sequence ATGAGTAAAATTATTGGAATCGATTTAGGAACAACCAACTCTTGCGTTTCTGTTATGGAGGGTAACGAACCTGTTGTTATCCCAAACGCAGAAGGTAAGCGTACTACACCATCGGTTATTGCCTTTGTAGAAGGTGGTGAAATTAAAGTTGGTGATCCAGCAAAACGTCAAGCAGTTACAAACCCAATTAAAACCGTTTATTCTATTAAACGTTTTATGGGTAATAAATATTCAGAATCTAAAAATGAAGCAGAACGTGTTCCTTACAAAGTTGTAAAAGGAGATAACGATACGCCTCGTGTAGATATTGATGGTCGTTTATATACACCTCAAGAATTATCTGCAATGATTCTTCAGAAAATGAAAAAAACTGCCGAAGATTATCTAGGAACTACGGTAAGTGAAGCGGTAATTACAGTACCAGCTTACTTTAACGATTCACAACGTCAGGCAACAAAAGAAGCAGGTGAAATTGCAGGTTTAAAAGTGCGTCGTATTATTAACGAGCCTACTGCAGCAGCATTAGCTTACGGTTTAGATAAAAAAGGAAAAGACCAAAAAATTGTAGTATTCGATTTTGGTGGTGGTACACATGACGTTTCTATTTTAGAATTAGGAGACGGTGTATTTGAAGTATTATCAACCGATGGAGATACACATTTAGGTGGTGATGACGTAGATGAAAAAATCATTGGCTGGTTAGCAGACGAGTTTAACGCCGAAGAAGGTATGGATTTACGTAAAGACCCCATGTCTTTACAACGTTTAAAAGAAGCTGCAGAAAAAGCTAAAATTGAATTATCATCTTCTGCACAAACAGAAATTAACTTGCCATACATCACGGCTACTGCAAGCGGACCAAAACACTTGGTACGTACGCTAACAAAATCTAAATTCGAGCAGTTAATTGACGATTTAGTAAAACGTACGATCGCTCCATGTGAATCTGCATTAAAAGCAGCAGGTTTAAGTAAAAACGATATCGACGAAGTTATTTTAGTAGGTGGTTCGACTCGTATCCCTGCAGTACAAGCAGCTGTAGAGAAATTCTTTGGTAAAGCGCCTAGTAAAGGTGTAAATCCAGATGAAGTGGTTTCTTTAGGAGCTGGTATTCAAGGTGGTGTTTTAACAGGTGATGTTAAAGATGTATTATTATTAGACGTTACACCATTATCATTAGGTATTGAAACTATGGGTAATGTAATGACGAAGCTTATTGAAGCGAATACAACGATTCCTACTAAGAAATCGCAAGTATTCTCTACAGCAGCAGATAATCAACCATCTGTAGAAATTCACGTATTACAAGGTGAGCGTGCTATGGCTGCCGATAATAAAACGATTGGACGTTTTCATTTAGATGGTATTCCACCAGCTAGAAGAGGAACACCTCAAATTGAAGTAACATTCGATATTGATGCCAATGGTATTATTCACGTAACAGCTACAGATAAAGCAACAAATAAAACACAAGATATTCGTATTGAAGCATCCTCTGGTTTAACTGAAGAAGAAATTCAAAAGATGAAAGCTGATGCTGAAGCGAACGCTGAAGCCGATAAAAAAGCAGCAGAAAAAGCTCAGAAATTAAACGAAGCCGATTCTATGATTTTCCAAACTGAAAGTCAGTTAAAAGAATTTGGTGATAAATTATCTGCAGATAAAAAAGAACCAATTGAAGCTGCTTTAGAAGAGCTTAAGAAAGCATACGAAACTAAAGATATCGAGCAAGTAACGCCAGCTTTAGATAAAATTAACGAAGCTTGGAAAGTAGCAAGTGAAGAAATGTACAAAGCACAAGCCGAGGCACAACAAGGTGGTGCTCCAGGACCAGACGCTAGTCAAAACGGACAAGCAGAAGGCAGCGATGTGGAAGATGTAGATTTCGAAGAAGTGAAATAA
- a CDS encoding L-serine ammonia-lyase translates to MECISVFDMLKIGVGPSSSHTLGPWRAAQRWIKELKDAHKFDAVKKIQIDLYGSLSLTGKGHATDLAILLGLSGADPETIPVNSINDIIKGIKTSHKLNLNGEKEIDFSPETAIVFNKKFLPFHANGLTFKAETNEATVKSTFYSIGGGFVVKEERKNAKKNNAIFNTFPYPIQLGTELLMYCKNENKSISEIVFENEKSLRDENAIDYELKRIWDTMLECMYIGCHTEGNLPGGLNVRRRANDIHKNLISDLPYNNPQEWLETIRKTEVKFRQILKWVSCFALSVNEVNASLGRVVTAPTNGSAGVIPAVLMYYMVIENHHANFEHIKKFLLVAGEIGSIFKKGATISAAMGGCQAEIGVSSAMAAAALTELLGGSPEQVLVAAEIAMEHHLGLTCDPIGGLVQIPCIERNSMGAIKAINAAELALETNPENVKVPLDKVVNTMWETAKDMNSKYKETSEGGLALGVNFADC, encoded by the coding sequence ATGGAGTGTATTTCTGTATTTGATATGTTAAAAATTGGCGTTGGACCATCTAGTTCTCATACTTTGGGCCCATGGCGTGCAGCACAACGCTGGATTAAAGAATTAAAAGACGCTCATAAATTTGATGCTGTTAAAAAAATTCAAATCGATTTGTATGGCTCATTGTCATTAACAGGCAAAGGCCATGCGACAGACTTAGCCATTTTATTAGGTTTAAGCGGTGCAGACCCCGAAACGATTCCTGTAAACAGTATAAATGACATTATAAAAGGCATTAAAACAAGTCATAAATTAAACTTAAATGGTGAAAAAGAGATTGATTTCAGTCCTGAAACCGCCATTGTTTTTAACAAAAAGTTTTTACCATTTCATGCTAACGGCCTTACGTTTAAAGCCGAGACCAACGAAGCAACCGTAAAATCTACTTTTTACTCCATTGGTGGTGGTTTTGTGGTTAAAGAAGAACGAAAAAATGCCAAAAAAAACAATGCCATTTTTAATACCTTCCCCTATCCTATTCAATTAGGAACCGAACTTTTAATGTATTGTAAAAATGAAAACAAATCTATTTCTGAAATTGTTTTTGAAAACGAAAAATCTTTAAGAGACGAAAACGCCATCGATTATGAATTAAAACGTATTTGGGATACCATGCTGGAATGCATGTATATTGGTTGTCATACCGAAGGTAACTTACCTGGCGGATTAAATGTAAGACGCCGTGCCAATGATATTCATAAAAATTTAATAAGCGATTTACCATATAATAACCCACAGGAATGGCTAGAAACCATTCGTAAAACTGAGGTTAAGTTTAGACAAATATTAAAATGGGTAAGTTGTTTTGCCTTAAGTGTCAATGAAGTAAATGCCTCATTAGGACGTGTTGTAACTGCGCCAACCAATGGCAGTGCCGGAGTAATTCCTGCCGTACTTATGTATTATATGGTCATTGAAAATCACCATGCTAATTTTGAACACATTAAAAAATTCTTACTTGTTGCTGGAGAAATAGGCAGTATATTTAAAAAAGGGGCAACTATTTCGGCAGCCATGGGTGGCTGTCAAGCCGAAATAGGCGTATCTTCGGCAATGGCTGCTGCTGCTTTAACAGAACTTCTTGGTGGCTCACCCGAACAAGTTTTGGTAGCCGCCGAAATAGCCATGGAACATCATTTAGGGTTAACTTGCGACCCCATTGGTGGATTGGTACAAATTCCATGTATAGAACGTAATTCTATGGGCGCCATAAAAGCCATTAATGCTGCCGAACTTGCTTTAGAAACCAATCCCGAAAATGTAAAAGTTCCCTTAGATAAGGTTGTAAATACCATGTGGGAAACGGCAAAAGATATGAATTCGAAATACAAAGAAACATCGGAAGGCGGTTTAGCCCTAGGTGTAAATTTTGCCGATTGTTAA
- the panB gene encoding 3-methyl-2-oxobutanoate hydroxymethyltransferase has protein sequence MSVAKKEYKRITVKTLVDMKANGEKISMLTAYDYTMAKIVDGAGTDVILVGDSASNVMAGHETTLPITLDQMIYHASSVVRAVSRALVVVDLPFGSYQSDPKEALRSAIRIMKESGGHALKLEGGKEIKESIKRILNAGIPVMGHLGLTPQSIYKFGTYTVRAKEEQEAMQLLEDAKLLERLGCFAIVLEKIPAELAKQVAASVSIPIIGIGAGNGVDGQVLVLHDMLGMTHEFHPRFLRRYLNLYEDMTQAISQYVDDVKSIDFPNDNEQY, from the coding sequence ATGTCTGTAGCAAAAAAAGAATATAAGCGCATTACCGTTAAAACATTGGTTGATATGAAAGCCAATGGTGAAAAAATATCGATGTTAACCGCATACGATTATACCATGGCTAAAATAGTAGATGGCGCAGGTACAGATGTGATTTTAGTAGGCGATTCTGCCAGTAATGTCATGGCCGGGCACGAAACTACATTGCCCATTACTTTAGACCAAATGATTTATCATGCTTCCTCTGTAGTTCGCGCTGTTAGTCGCGCATTGGTGGTTGTAGATTTACCTTTTGGAAGCTACCAAAGCGACCCTAAAGAAGCCTTGCGTTCTGCCATAAGAATTATGAAAGAAAGCGGTGGTCATGCTTTAAAACTTGAAGGTGGTAAAGAAATAAAAGAATCTATTAAACGCATTTTAAATGCCGGAATTCCTGTTATGGGGCATTTAGGTTTAACACCGCAATCTATATATAAATTTGGCACATACACCGTTCGAGCCAAAGAAGAACAGGAAGCGATGCAACTTTTAGAAGATGCTAAACTTCTTGAAAGATTAGGTTGTTTTGCCATTGTTTTAGAAAAAATACCTGCAGAATTAGCAAAGCAAGTTGCTGCAAGTGTTAGCATTCCTATTATAGGTATTGGCGCCGGTAACGGTGTCGATGGACAAGTTTTAGTGCTGCATGATATGTTAGGAATGACTCACGAATTTCATCCCAGGTTTTTAAGACGTTATCTTAATTTATATGAAGATATGACTCAGGCTATTTCTCAATATGTAGACGATGTAAAATCTATTGATTTCCCAAATGATAATGAACAGTATTAA
- a CDS encoding RluA family pseudouridine synthase has protein sequence MAEKTLSNKNNLQVLFEDNHIIVVNKRAGDIVQGDKTGDQPLSDVVKEYIKYKYNKPGNVYLGVVHRLDRPTTGLVIFAKTSKVLPRLNALFVSKDIKKTYWALVKNQPEKTQDTLINWLKKNPKNNKASVYNKEVSDSKKAILHYEIIQKLDNYFLLEVNLETGRHHQIRAQLANIGCPIKGDLKYGFDRSNKDGSIHLHARHIEFIHPVKKEVVKITAPLPSDPIWDACL, from the coding sequence GTGGCAGAAAAAACGCTTTCTAATAAAAATAACCTTCAAGTACTTTTTGAAGATAATCACATCATTGTAGTTAATAAGCGTGCTGGCGATATTGTTCAAGGTGATAAAACAGGCGACCAACCACTAAGCGACGTTGTTAAAGAATATATTAAATACAAATATAACAAGCCTGGCAATGTTTATCTGGGCGTTGTGCATAGATTAGACAGACCTACAACCGGACTGGTAATTTTTGCCAAAACAAGTAAAGTTTTACCCCGGTTAAATGCACTTTTTGTTTCAAAAGACATAAAAAAAACATATTGGGCGCTGGTAAAAAACCAACCAGAAAAAACGCAAGACACCTTAATTAACTGGCTTAAAAAAAATCCGAAAAACAACAAAGCTTCGGTATATAATAAAGAAGTTAGCGACTCTAAAAAAGCCATCTTACATTACGAAATAATACAAAAACTAGACAACTATTTTTTATTAGAAGTTAATTTAGAAACAGGAAGACACCATCAAATTAGAGCCCAGCTAGCAAATATAGGCTGTCCTATAAAAGGCGATTTAAAATATGGTTTCGACCGAAGCAATAAAGATGGCAGCATCCATTTACACGCCAGACATATTGAGTTTATACACCCTGTAAAAAAAGAAGTTGTAAAAATTACGGCGCCGCTGCCCTCCGATCCTATTTGGGATGCTTGTTTGTAG
- a CDS encoding sensor histidine kinase: MYLIPLINIQTETIASSASERYLLIYMIAVLVIVTSLVILFFVVFLKRKNRILQEQIMQKQAFEAEIAQAQTETQEQTLKNIGWELHDNIGQLLSFANMQLSILKMQVSEDVKPKFKDTTEALKDSLAEVRALSKTLNNEVVLNVGFEKSVSNELNRLKKMKFNSAELTITGDKVEFKNTKHEIILFRIIQEFLSNSVKYSRANNINIHLNYQPENLIITAKDDGIGFNVEEAEKGSGLINMKSRANLIHAQLEILSKPNHGVALFINYPLI; this comes from the coding sequence TTGTATTTAATACCTTTAATCAATATCCAAACAGAAACCATAGCCAGTTCAGCATCCGAACGATATTTGCTTATTTATATGATTGCCGTTTTGGTTATTGTAACCTCTTTGGTTATTTTATTTTTTGTGGTTTTTTTAAAGCGTAAAAACAGGATTTTACAAGAACAAATCATGCAAAAACAAGCCTTTGAAGCAGAAATAGCTCAGGCCCAAACGGAAACTCAAGAGCAGACCTTAAAAAATATTGGTTGGGAATTACACGATAACATTGGACAATTGTTATCGTTTGCGAATATGCAACTTAGTATTTTAAAAATGCAGGTTTCAGAAGACGTAAAACCCAAATTTAAAGATACAACCGAAGCTTTAAAAGATAGTCTGGCCGAGGTAAGAGCACTTTCAAAAACATTAAATAACGAGGTGGTTTTAAACGTAGGTTTCGAAAAATCGGTTAGTAATGAGTTAAACCGATTGAAGAAAATGAAATTTAATTCGGCTGAATTAACTATTACAGGTGATAAAGTTGAATTTAAAAACACCAAACACGAAATTATTCTTTTTAGAATCATTCAAGAGTTTTTGTCTAATTCAGTGAAATATTCGAGAGCTAATAACATCAACATTCATTTAAATTATCAACCTGAAAATTTAATCATTACAGCAAAAGATGATGGTATTGGTTTTAATGTTGAAGAAGCCGAAAAAGGCTCGGGTTTAATTAATATGAAAAGTAGAGCAAATTTAATTCATGCTCAATTAGAAATTTTATCGAAACCAAATCATGGTGTCGCACTTTTTATAAATTATCCTTTAATTTAA
- a CDS encoding Lrp/AsnC family transcriptional regulator, with amino-acid sequence MIFDATDKKLLEYLQTDSKQTNKELANKLNLSVTAVYERIRKLEREGYIKSYVALLNKEQVDKAFVTFCHIKLVQHTQDFVVKFEKEVAKLNEVLECYHISGDYDYLLKVLVKDMPAFREFMVNKLTSINHIGSTHSMFVINEVKHTTAINF; translated from the coding sequence ATGATATTTGATGCTACCGATAAAAAACTTCTGGAATACTTGCAAACAGACAGTAAACAAACCAATAAAGAGCTCGCAAATAAATTAAACTTATCTGTTACTGCAGTTTACGAAAGAATACGAAAACTTGAACGCGAAGGCTACATAAAAAGTTATGTTGCTTTATTAAACAAAGAACAAGTCGATAAAGCGTTTGTAACCTTTTGTCATATTAAACTGGTGCAACACACGCAGGATTTTGTTGTGAAATTTGAAAAAGAAGTGGCAAAATTAAATGAAGTTTTAGAGTGCTACCACATAAGTGGCGATTACGATTACTTATTAAAAGTTTTAGTAAAAGATATGCCGGCTTTTAGAGAATTTATGGTAAACAAACTCACCTCTATAAATCACATAGGCAGCACACATAGTATGTTTGTTATTAATGAAGTTAAACATACCACGGCAATTAATTTTTGA
- a CDS encoding aminotransferase class I/II-fold pyridoxal phosphate-dependent enzyme, with protein sequence MKPFKPANKIQDLQYFGEFGGVNPSISDSSTYTFLSAKTMFDTFEGNADGCYLYSRHSSPSNLYLGEALAAMEGTETANVSASGMGAITAVLMQICGSGDHIISSRTIYGGTYAFLKNFLTKFEIKTSFIDFTDLEAVEAAITNKTKVLYCESVSNPLLEVSDIRELSKIAKKHGLKLVVDNTFSPLSVSPAQLGADVVIHSLTKFINGSSDTVGGVVCGSQEFINNLRNVNNGASMLLGSTMDSLRAASVLKNLRTLHIRIQQHSKNALYLAEKFEALGLKTVYPGLKSHVSHELFKSMMHPEYGFGGMLTIDVKSLDKANELMELMQNENLGYLAVSLGFYKTLFSAPGTSTSSEIPLEEQKKMGLSDGLIRFSIGLDADIERTFQMMLSCMKRIKIL encoded by the coding sequence ATGAAACCATTTAAACCAGCAAATAAGATTCAAGATTTACAATATTTCGGTGAATTTGGCGGTGTTAATCCGTCTATTTCAGACTCATCAACATACACGTTTTTATCGGCCAAAACCATGTTCGATACCTTTGAAGGTAATGCCGATGGCTGCTATTTATACTCCAGACACTCGTCGCCATCCAATCTCTATTTAGGAGAAGCACTGGCGGCTATGGAAGGAACCGAAACTGCCAATGTTTCGGCTTCTGGAATGGGCGCCATCACAGCCGTTTTAATGCAAATTTGCGGAAGTGGCGACCATATAATTTCTAGTAGAACCATCTATGGTGGCACTTATGCTTTCCTTAAAAATTTCCTGACTAAGTTTGAAATAAAAACTTCGTTTATTGATTTTACAGATTTAGAAGCTGTTGAAGCCGCTATTACCAATAAAACAAAGGTTTTGTATTGTGAATCTGTTAGCAATCCGCTGTTAGAAGTTTCAGATATAAGAGAACTTTCAAAAATCGCAAAAAAACACGGTTTAAAACTCGTAGTAGACAATACCTTTTCCCCTTTGTCCGTTTCGCCAGCTCAATTAGGTGCCGATGTGGTTATTCACAGTTTAACAAAATTTATAAATGGCTCAAGCGATACGGTTGGCGGTGTTGTTTGCGGCAGTCAAGAATTTATAAACAACCTTCGAAACGTTAACAATGGTGCCTCCATGCTACTTGGTTCTACTATGGATAGTTTACGCGCAGCATCGGTTTTAAAAAATTTACGAACACTTCACATTAGAATACAACAACACAGTAAAAACGCCCTTTATTTAGCCGAAAAATTTGAAGCTTTAGGTTTAAAAACGGTTTATCCGGGATTAAAGTCGCATGTATCGCATGAACTTTTTAAAAGTATGATGCATCCCGAATACGGATTTGGAGGCATGTTAACCATTGATGTTAAATCGTTAGATAAAGCAAACGAACTTATGGAATTAATGCAAAACGAAAATCTAGGCTATCTGGCTGTAAGTCTTGGTTTTTACAAAACATTATTTAGTGCCCCTGGAACTTCTACTTCTTCTGAAATACCCTTAGAAGAACAAAAAAAGATGGGTTTAAGTGATGGATTAATTCGTTTTTCTATTGGTCTCGACGCCGATATTGAACGTACCTTCCAAATGATGTTATCTTGCATGAAGCGTATTAAAATTTTATAA